The genomic interval TTGCAACTTGTTTTACTATATACTCCAAGCTGTTTCTATTCGACAAGTCTTCTTTTCCTTCATAAAAGTAAAAAATGTCATCATCAGAATCAATTTCCTTTTTCAATTCATGCCATTGGTTATATTGCAAGTGTTTCGGCAATAGTGAAGCATGATAAACCTTTAACGATGTCATCATCTCATAAGGATTGTTGATTTCATATCCATAACACATTGACACCATTTGAATCGATCGTAAATTAAGAATCGTTTGTATGGGAATATCAATACCGGTTAATAGAATTCCGCCTGTTCCAGTTAAACCACCTTGTATAAATGAATAGAGTCGATGCTTTGATGTTTGGAGATCTGCTAAGTAATGAAGTTGATCGATATGAAGTTTATGTAAATCATTTATTTGAAAGATTTCTTCGTTCAATGCCTTTGCAGAAAGGAGGATTTGTTTTTTTGCATCTTGTTGAATCAATGAATTTTGAATAAATGAATGTAAATTAAAAAGACTAGCATCAAGCTTCTCAAAAAATATTTGTTTCATGGAGTCTGGGATTTCATCCAGCTTGCGTTTGATCCATCTATCAAAAGTCCGGCCTAAGTCTGTGCGAACATCATTTTGTAGTTCTTGCTCCCACAATGAAATTTCATTTAAAATAGTCTTTTGACGTACAGTCTTATTCATCCGGTTATCTCCTTAATTCAACTTTAAAAGTTGGATAGTAATGGTTGAATCTGGTTACCTTTATCTTAACACAAAATGCTATGACGAGATAATCATCCCTAATGTGTTCGAATCTAAATTTGAAGTAAACGATAGCACTTAAAGTTTTTAAATTGATTTTCACTGAATTTAGGATTACTCAAGCGAACCTTTATAAAAAAAACAGTCGACTTAATCGACTGTCTTTTCTAGTCCTTATTTAGCTAAGCGTACAACATCACGTGCAATCATTACTTCTTCATTTGTAGGAATAATTAAAACTTTTACAGGTGAATGTGGATAGCTGATAAATGTTTCTTGACCACGTACATTATTAAGAGTAGGGTCCCAATAAATTCCCATAAATTCTAAACCCTTTAATACTCTTTCACGGATTTCAATGCTATTTTCACCGATTCCGGCAGTGAAAATAATCGCATCGACACCTGACATTCTCGCTGCATAAGAACCAATATACTTATGGATACGGCTCGCAAATACTTCAAGGGCCATTTTCGCTCTTTCATTACCTTCTTTTTCTGCTTGGATATTATCACGTAAATCACTTGATATTCCTGATAAACCTAAAATTCCGCTCTTTTTGTTAAGTATATCTAATACTTCATCAGCAGACTTACCTGTTTTATCCATAATAAATGGAATTAAAGCAGGATCAATATTTCCGGAACGTGTACCCATCGCAACTCCTGCTAGAGGTGTGAATCCCATTGATGTATCAATCGATTTTCCACCTTCAATTGCCGCGATACTTGCACCATTACCTAAGTGACAAGAAATTAAGCGAAGATGTTCGATTGGTCTTCCTAAAATTTCAGCAGCACGTTCTGACACATATTTATGTGATGTTCCATGGAAACCGTATTTACGAATTCCAAATTTTTCATAATACTCATATGGTAAGCTATATAGAAATGATTGTTCAGGCATTGTTTGGTGGAATGCTGTGTCAAAAACAGCTACTGCCGGAACTTTTGGTAAAACCTCTTGGAACGCTTTTATACCTACTAAATTTGCAGGGTTGTGTAGTGGAGCTAATTCAGAAAGATCTTCAATTTGTTTTAACGTTTCTTCTGTTATGATGGCAGAATCATTAAAAATTTCCCCGCCATGTACAACACGGTGGCCAATTCCTTGAATTTCATCAAGTGATTGAATGATTCCCAAATCTGTTAATTTAGATAAAAGAATTTTTACTGCTACTGCGTGATCAGTGATATCACTCACTTCAGTTTGATTTTCGCCATTTACTGAAATTGTAAAGACAGAATCACCGATCCCAATTCTTTCTACTAATCCTTTTGTTAATACCTTCTCACTTGGCATATCAAAAAGTTGAAATTTTAATGATGAACTACCTGCATTAATTGCAATAATTTTTGCCATTTAGTTACTCTCCTTTTATACCGCTCTATATGATGTTTAATGTCAATAAACGAATCCATTTTGCTATAAATGTTAACATCCTTATTCTTCACAAAATGCTACCGATTATTATCTGCCTTTTTCATTTAAACACTGACTTTTAGACATTTCAAGAAGTTGATTAAAATGCAATCGTTTACAAACAAAAGTCTAACAATTCTCATAATTAAGCAGTTGTTTTAAGCGATTTTTAAACAAAAAAAATGAAGACATCACAGAATGATGTCTCCTAATTAAGAAATTTATCTTATTTTTTATGTTCGCGAAACCAATTGTCTATTTGCTTCATTATCGTATTCATTGCCTCTTTATTAGAGAATTTTGGTAAGTCAACAAGCAATGCTTGCTTTAATGGGTTTGTGTTTTCACCTTTCTTTTGCAAAATCAAGATGCTTTTTCCATGTTTTTCATCTTTAAAAAGAGAATATGGTAATTGAATAAATCCTTGAATAACAGCCATCTCTCGTAAATATTGATTAAGCTTTGGCGCTTCCTTCGTTTCAAATAATGAGTTAGGTACAATAAAAAATAAATAACCATTTTCTTTCGTGTGCTTAATGCTTTGCTCAATGAAAAGATGATGTGAATATGAGTGCCCTTCGTCAGCTTTTAGCATATATTTTGATGCTTCAACATCATTAGGATAATAGCCGACAGGTAAATCACATAAAACGATATCAACTGGATCTATTAATAAGCGTTCTAAGCTATCTTGATTAAAAAATTGAATTGGATGCTCTTGGAGATTTGAATTAATATAAGCTAGTTTAATAAGTAAATCATCTACATCAACACCATATGCATCAATATTCTCAATCGGTAAGTAATTTAATATCGTTGTAAGTAAATTTCCTGTACCCACTGCTGGATCTAATATCGAGATGTCCTTACGATTCCCTGCAAATTTACTTACTAAATACCCTAAGAACAATCCTATTGTATCAGGTGTCATTTGATGATTCGGATGTGCCCCTTCTTTTAACCCTTTTAATATTGACAACTGAAATGCTTTTCGAATCTCTTCTTTATCAAAAGATTTTATATTTATCGATTCGTATTTTCTTTTTAAACTCTTTTCAGCGATCTCACTCAGCTCTTCTTGTAAGATCGCACTATGGAACATATTTTCACCTGTTTCAGCAACTGCTTCTATGTAAGTATACTGACACTCTTTTGCAATAAGTTCAGCCGTTTCATTTATTACAGTAAATAAGTTCTCTATTTTAGAAATTGTTTTCATTCCATTATCCTCCTCACCGTCATACCACCATATATTTTAGACATCTACCCAAAAAAGCGCAAGTTCTTGGTCAGCTTCGTGATAATAACTTGATTAGGAAAATTTTCTTTATGATTGCTAAAAACTTTTATCAGTTAATATAATTCCACTTAATCTGTGACTTCTATTCTTTGATGCAAGTCAAGGCTAAATAATTCTATCAGAGCCAAAAAATCGATAATGCTCTGAATTATCTAAAGCGGAAACGAGGTAATCATTAAGGAACAGAAGAAATCTCAAACAAGCATGAGAGTTCTACTTGGTCCAGATTTATTTGACTACATGTCTTATTTATGCCCACATACAAAAAGACTGCCTAACTGGCAGTCTCCATTTTCAAATTGTATTTTTCTTATTATTGTGCTGTCTTTGCAGCTTCAATTGCAGCCTCATAGTTAGGATGATTTGTTCCTTCACTTACATATTCTACATACGTAACTTTATCATTAGCATCCACAACAAATACTGCACGAGCTAATAAACGTAATTCTTTCATGTGAACACCATATGCTTCACCAAATGAAAGATCTTTGTAGTCAGAAAGTGTTTTTACATTTTCTAGTCCATTTGCTGCACACCATCTTTTTTGTGCAAATGGTAAATCAACACTGATAGTTAATACCTCTACATTATTTAATTTAGAAGCGTCTTCATTGAATCGACGAGTTTGCGCATCACACACGCCAGTATCAATTGAAGGTACAACAGAAATAAGGCGAACTTTTCCTTTTGAATCTGCAAGTGTTACTGGTGACATATCGTTTGCTAGTACTGTAAAATCAGGTGCAGTGTCTCCTACTTTTACTTCATTTCCAACTAAAGTAATTGGGTTGTTTTTAAATGTAACTGATGCCATACCAAATTCCTCCTTTTAATTATGTACAGTGTAAATATAGCCTAGCTGTTAATAATTATCAATTATTATGATTTAAAATCGAAGAAAAGCCCAAAAGGCAGGTTACTGGCGGTAAATTTAATAAAGTCAGGAATCAAAGGTGTTTTCTCCTTAATTCCTAACAGATAAATTAGGGCTAGACACTGGGTCTGTCTTTACAATCTTTTCTGCAAAAAAAATTTAACTGCCTAGTTAGGCAGTTAAAAATCTAAATCCTGCTTTTGTTGGTTTTGAACATTTCCAGTTGCTGCAGAATTACTCTCTTTATTTTTTTTGAACATATTTTGGATTTTCTCAACTGTTTGCGGTGCAGCTTCTAATATTTTTTCATATAAATGCGTACTTTCATCTAAATGAAGCATTTTCACGCCTGTTGAAGAAACAATTAAAAAGGCTATTGGTGTAATGGAAACTCCACCACCGCTTCCACCACCGAAAGGAAGCTTTGGAGTCTTTTGAGAGTCGCCTTCTTCAGGACTTGTAGCATTAAATTCACTACCTCCCGCTGCAAACCCAAACCCTACTTTCGAAACAGTTAGGATCACACTTCCATCTGGTGTTTCAACTGGATCGCCAACAATCGTATTTACATCAATCATTTGTTTTAAATTTTCCATTGCTGTTTTCATTAATCCTTGAATTGGATGATCACTCATGTTATGTAGCCTCCTACTCTTTATTTAACCGGTCATGCTCATTACATACTAAAAATAGGTGTCTTAACAAAGTTAGTTTGTAAAAAATGAAAATGGGTTATTTTTTAACTTCGGACGTCCACCTTTCCAATATTTAATGAATCGAATACCTGCTAGCATAGCTTGCCCGATTCGAAACTGAATAATACATTGTAATTTTGTTTTTGAACAAAGCCTATTAAATTCAGGGGTAATGGTGACAACTGGAGTAATAAGTAATTTCATATACTGGCTGATGATACCTATGACACTTCCCTTAATTGCCCATGCTGCACCAGTTAATAATCCGGTGTGTGCTGCATCACCGATACCTAATTGTGAATGCCATTCTAATTTCTTTACTTTTACTTTCTTTAAAAAACGCTTCACAATTTTATGTAATCCAACAATATGTTGTGTAATCTCTTTTACATCGCTTAAACTATTCATTACTTCATCAGGTGTTACCTTTTCTTCCTTGTTCTTCCCCTTATTATGCTCACTGTCACTTCCTAGTTTCTGTTTTTGCTTAACAATAAGGTTAGGGCCGGTATCATCCACTTTCACAAATGGAATGTCGATGGTGTATCGTATTAACCCATACCAGGCTCGGAATTTTATTTTAAAGTGGTCATTATCACCACTATGATTTAAATCTAGCGTCACTGTTATTTTAGTAAGAATAATCATAATAAATAGGAATAATAAAAAAAGTAAAATTACGATAAACCAAAACATCGGCTTTCATCACATCCCTTCAATTTACCATTATCACCCTTATAAAAGTAAAATAAACATGCAACCTCTGTGTAAGTTTTTTTTGGCTCTTTTCTAAGAGATTGTTGCTGTTAAAACGAAAACTATTTAAAGTTGATTGGAGCAGATTGCGAGACTCATGCGGGAGCAGCGGGACAGGTGAGACTCATGCAGGGGTTTATGCTGAGGAGGCTCACCGCCCGCCCCGCTAAAAAGCGAGCATCCTCTCGCTGCAATCACCCCACAGCACTACTTGGAAAATAGCAACAAAGTTTGGGAAAACAGCCTTTTTTTAAGTCTTAGTCTATATGTTCTTAAATTCAAGGCTTTACTCAAAAATGAATAAAAAAAGCCTGCTGATCTATTCAGCAGACTTTACTTGATTGTGTTTCAATATATATAACTTTTCATGAATAACCTGTGTATCAGCAAAAATATCGTGAAGAGCTTGTTTTTTTGGGGTAAACGCGACAATGAGATAGCCAATCCAAATTGTTTTTGAAATGTAGCGTCCGATGAATTCTCTAAATAAAATTGTTCCCCAACTAATGTTTTCTTCTTTTATAGAAATTACTTTTATACCAAATATCATTTTACCTAGAGTTTGATTTAGATATTTTGTCATTAAGACAAAATAGGCGAAAAAGATAAGAGCTGTTGCGATTGAAACTGGTGAAAAAATAAACGATTTATTGTTATTTAAGCCCATTAATTCAAAGAGCGGATAAATTAAGATTCGATTGACACTGCTTACGACAAGTAAATCAATTAGATAAGCCCATAGACGAATCCAAAAACCTGCCAGTAAATGATTGTAATCATTTGACTTTATCTTTTCTACTTGATCATAAGCTGCTTCTGAATTCTCTACATTTTCAAAGGTAGCATCCACGATTTTGCCTCCTTATTCAGAATACAAGTACATAAGTCTTGGAGAGTTTGGTTGCGAAAGCATTTTATAAAGATTATTCAGTTCCATTTCCTCATTAAATACTTTACTAGCACCCATCGATAGGAATGAATCAAGACCTAATGATTCACCATACTCAACTACTTGTGCATTTTTTATCCCTAAATCTTTTTTCATAGCTGCAACTGTATCATCAAAATAACCTAACTCATCGATTAGTTTATTTTCCTTTGCTTGTCTACCATCATAAATACGTCCATCCGCTAATTTACGAACCTCTGCTTCTGGTAATGATCGACCTTCCATTATGACATTTACAAACCCGTTATATGAGTCATTTACCATTGTCTGAAGGATTTTTCTTTCATCTTCTGTCATCTCACGTGCCGGAGAGAAAATATCCTTGTATGGACCACTTTTAATTGTCTCAAATTTCACGCCAAACTCTTCAGCTAATTTACTATAATTAATTGATTGCATAATAACACCGAGAGACCCTGTCATCGTGTCTGGTGCTGCAAATATTTTGTCTGCTGGTGTAGCAATGTAATATCCGCCAGAGGCTGCAGTTGTTCCCATTGATACATAAAGAGGTTTTTTACTATTTTCTTTTAATTCAATCAGTTTTTTATGTATTTCTGCACTTTCAACAACACCGCCACCAGGTGAATTGACTCTAAGAATAACACCTTTGACATTTTTATCTTCCCCGGCCGCCTCAATCATATCTAAAAACGTTTGGTGATGATAGCCCGGAGAACTAAAGAAAGATGTAACATCTTCCCCAGTATCTTGAATGACTCCATTAATATTTAAAACTAGAATTTTATTATCAGGTGAACCTTCTTCCATAATTTCCTCCGTAAAAGAGGCATTTGCTGCAAAGGGATCTGAAAACATTTCACTGTTCTTAATAAACATCATAGTTGAACTAGTAATAATAGAAAACACAAATAAACAACTTGCTATTGCAATTGCTCCCCATCTTTTTCCATTCATTAACTCTTTCTCCTCCTTAATCTGGTGATTATTATGCTATGATTAACTTACTTATTACCATTTTTTATGTAAAGTGATAAACTAAACAACATAGAGTATTGTACCATTAACAAGGTAAAATGTGGAGGTATACTACCAATTATTACTAATAGGAGGAATCATCATGTCAGATCGTCGTAATGTTTACTTTTATTACAAAAAAGAGGAAGGCTTACTAGAAAAAATTAATTCTATTATAGAATTTGCAAAGAATCATGATTTTAATGTCGTGGAAGATCCTGCACTCGCAAATATTATTGTAAGCATAGGGGGCGATGGAGCGTTTTTACAAGCTGTTCGTAAAACAAACTTTCGATCAGATTGTTTGTATGCAGGAATTGGTATTGATGAGACGATAAGTTTGTATTGTGACTTCCATATTGACGATCAGGATAAAATGATAACTGCCATTACTGAATCACAAATTGAAGTTAGAAAGTATCCTGTTATAGAAGTTAAAATAGACGACTCTACTACATTTAAATGTTTAAATGAGTGTTCGATAAGATCAAGTATTATTAAAACATTTGTCATTGATGTTTTCATTGATGCGTTACATTTTGAAACATTTAGAGGCGATGGCATGTTAATCGCCACTCCAACAGGAAGTACAGCCTATAACAAATCAGTAAATGGTGCTGTTGTTGATCCAATGATTCCTTGTATTCAAGTAAGTGAAATAGCATCCTTAAATAATAATTTATATCGTACTTTAGGATCTTCCTTTATTTTAAGTGATAAACGAAAGTTACTTCTAAAAATTGTACAAGATGGTAACGACTACCCTATTATCGGTATGGATAATGAAGCATTAAGTATCCGAAATGTTAAACAGTTAGAATATACTCTATCTGACCAACCAATAAAAACGGTAAAATTAAAAGATAATTCTTATTGGGAGAAAGTGAAAAGAACATTTTTATAATAAGTTTTGAGGCACAAAGTGACTTAGATAAATATGACAATAAATGGAAACATGAACAAATTTAATTTAAGTACGTAAAAAACCAGGTGGGGAACACCTGGTTTTCTGTTTCATTAACCTAATTTTAATTCTTCCTCACGTTGGCGCAGCTCAATCCGGCGAATTTTCCCTGATGACGTTTTTGGCAGCTCCTCAATAAATTCAATTTCACGAGGATATTTATATGGAGCCGTTTGATTTTTTACATACTCTTGTAATAATGGAATGATTTCACGGTCTACATGTTTTGAATGATCTTTTAATACGATATAAGCCTTAACGATATTACCTCTAACTTTATCAGGGCTAGCAACAACTGCACATTCCTTTACTAAAGGATGCTTAACTAATGCATCTTCAACCTCAAATGGGCCAATTGTATAGCCAGAACTAATGATTATATCATCACTGCGCCCTTCAAACCAAAAGTAACCGTCTTTATCCATCTTAGCTCTGTCACCCGTTATATAGTAGTCGCCTCTATATTGTTTTGCTGTCCGTTCATGATCTTTATAGTATTCTTTAAATAAAGCAGGTGTATCTTTATGAACGGCAATGTCTCCTACCTCATCAATAGAACATGGCAGGCCTTCTTCATTTATAATGATTACATCATTTCCTGGTGTAGGCTTGCCCATTGAACCAGCTCGAATCTCCATATCCTTCATGACACCTACAAGCAGGGTATTTTCTGTCTGACCATATCCATCTCTGACTTTGACATCAAAATAATGCTGGAATGTTTCTATTACCTCACGATTGAGAGGTTCACCAGCTGAAACAGCACTATGTAAGGCTGAGAGTGAATAGTTCTCTAAGTTATCAACCTTAGCCATAATTCGATATTCTGTTGGTGTACAACATAACACATTTACTTTGTATTCATCTAAAAGCTGTAAGTATTTTTCAGGATTAAATTTCCCATTGTAGATAAGACCTGTTGCTCCAGAACCTAAAACAGATAGAAATGGACTCCAAATCCATTTTTGCCAGCCCGGACCTGCTGTGGCCCACACAACATCCTTTTCCTCGATGCTTAACCAATTTTTAGCGGCAGTTTTTAAATGAGCAAAAGCCCATCCATGTGTATGTACAACACCTTTTGGATTACCTGTTGTTCCTGAAGTATATGATAAAAAGGCCATACTGTCTGACTTTGTTTTTGCTATATCCATTTCTGTACTTTGTTTTGTCATCAGCTCTTCTAACGATAACCAATCAGCTTCAGATCCATTTACAACAATTTTGATTAGGTTTTCATATTCTCTAATCTCTTTAAATTCATTCGTGTAAAGCCCGTAACATATTACTGCTTTTACATCACCATGTGTTATTCGATACTGTATATCCTTAGTTCGTAACATCTCAGAGCTAGGAATAACTACTAAGCCTGCTTTCAATGCACCAAGATAAACAGCATATGCATCTATTAATCTAGGAATTATCACTAGAACCTTATCGCCAACCTCTAATCCCTGGTTTAGAAGAGCGTTTCCGATTCGATTTACTTTGTCTAATAAGGATCGGTAAGTAATCTCGCTTCTTTCTCCTTGCTCATTTTCCCATTTAAGAGCAATTCTTGTCGCATCTTTTGCATGCTTTTCTATCTCTTCTACAAGATTATAGTTTAATGGTGCAAGTAGTTCTTCTCTTACCATTTTTCCCCCTCCTTAATGTTTGTACTATCATTATAACCTAATTGTGAAATTTATTTAAATATCACAATTGAACAATGATTATATGTTCAGTTAAAAAGCTGCATATATTAGAAAAATGTTTTATTCATTATTTTATTCATGTCTAGCTTCACACTTGCTGGAAAGTTTCATTAATTACAACTTAGAACGTTATTACATACATGAAAAGAGCGGGGTTTCCCCCCGCTCTCGTAGCCATTCTTTTATGAAATTCATATTATTTGAAAGAACCACCCATTTGTTGTTGAGCGAAAGATACTAAACGTTTTGTGATTTCACCACCAACAGATCCGTTAGCGCGTGAAGTCGTTTCTGCTCCTAGGTTAACTCCAAATTCAGAAGCAATCTCGTATTTCATTTGATCGATTGCTTGTTGAGCACCAGGTACAACTAGTTGGTTACTGTTATTGTTTTGTGCCATGTGTATCACCTCCTTGTGAGTATAGAATGTGTAAATACACATGGCTTCATTCACTTTAACAATTAGTAAATTTTAGCAATTTCGATTTAAAATAAGCTGCTAAATTCATCTTTTTGTTCTTGTGAAACTTCAATTGATTCAATATTTTCTATCGCATCATTAATAAGTTCCTCAAAATCGACGAAACTTTCAAAACGCGATACTTTTTCAAGCTTTGGTTTTGTTTTCGGACTTGCTGGTGTGAAAATTGTACAGCAATCCTCATAAGGACGGATCGATATATCGTGCGTACCAATATTTTTGGATATAGCGATAATCTCAGTTTTATCCATCGTGATGAGTGGTCTAATGATCGGTGTATTCGTTACATCATTAATAGCAACCATACTTTCTAATGTTTGACTGGCAACTTGCCCAAGACTTTCACCAGTAATTAAAGCTAGAGCTTGCTTTTTTTCACGAAGTTTGTCTGCTATTTTTAGCATCATTCTTCTAGTCGATGTCATCGTATAATTTTCAGGTACTTGCTGTTGAATTTTTTCTTGTATTGCTGTAAATGGGACAATGTGAAGATTTATTTTCCCACCAAATGCAGTCAGCTCCCGTGTTAAATCAATAACCTTTTGTTTAGCACGCTCACTTGTGTATGGTGGACTAAAGAAGTGGATAATTTCTAACTCTACACCCCTTTTTAATGACAAATAACCAGCTACCGGACTGTCGATACCTCCAGATAGTAATAACATCCCTTTCCCACTGGAACCAACCGGCAGACCACCTGCCCCTTTATAATCAAAACAAGTGATGAATGTTGCCTCACTGCGAACCTCGACACGAACGTTAATTGTTGGATTTTTTACATCTACCGTTAAGCCTTCCGTATTGATGAGGATATGACTTCCAATTTGATAATTTAATTCATTCGTATCAAGAGGAAATTGTTTATTCGCTCTTTTTGCAGTTACTTTAAATGTATCATTTGGTTTATATAGCCCTTTAACAGCTTCTAATGCACTTTCTTTTATCTTTGATAAATCACTTTCACATTTAATAGCTAAACTAAATGATTGTATGCCGAATATGTGCTGTAACTTGTTAACGATTCCTTCATGATCCTCACCATGTAAATGAATATATAATCTATCACGTGTTCCCTCATATTCTAGGTTAGTGTATTCAGGTAGCACTACTTTTATATTTTGCTTTAATCTATCAACAAATTTTCTGCGATTACGTCCTTTAGTAGATATTTCCCCAAATCGAATTAATATGTGATCAAATTTCATTTTATTACCTCATTACCTTCATTAATTTTTCAATTCCCTTAGAAAGAGTGTCTATAAAAGTGAGAATCATCTCTTCATTGCTTTCATATGATAAACTTACTCTAATTGCACTTTTTGCAATATCTTGAGGTTTATTCATGGCAAGTAATGTTTGACTGTTTGTTTTACTTCTAGACGAACAAGCAGAGGTGGTTGAAACATATATATCGTGTTCACCTAAAAAGTGAATGAGTACTTCTGCTTTCACTGCAGGTACTGAAAAATTAATAATATGTGGTGCTGCGTTTTTTAACGGTGTATTTATAACAACACCTTCTATATTCATTAATTTTACTCTTAACTGCTTGTGAAGATTTTCTAAATGCTGCCCTCTTTTTGCTGCTTTCTCAGTTGCCATCCGAAGAGCTTTCGCTAATGCTACATTTCCTGCAAGACTCTCTGTCCCTGATCTCATCTGAAGCTCTTGTGAACCGCCCGAAAAAAGAGGAAGCAGATCAACTCCTGACCTCTTAAATAAAACCCCTGATCCATTTAATCCATGAAATTTATGGCCTGAAATGGTACATAGATCAATATTTGCATTTTTTAAATCTAGAGGGACTTTTGTTATTCCTTGCACATTGTCTACATGAAAAAGGATGTTCTGATTATTTTTTAACATTTGTCCAATCTCGGCAATAGGTTGAATCGTCCCCACTTCATTATTCACATGCATAATTGATATGAGGATTGTATCATCACGGATTGCTTTTTCCAAATGTTCAAGTGAAACGATACCTTCTCCGTTAACAGGTAAATATGTAACGTTAAAGCCATGGAATTCTTCAAGTTGTTTAAATGATTCTAAAACGGAAGGATGTTCAATTGATGATGTAATAATATGCCTTCCTTTATGTTTATTTGCTAGTGCAGCACCTTTAATTGCAAGGTTGTTTCCTTCAGTGCCCCCGGAAGTAAAAATAATTTCCCCTTGTTGTACACCTAAAAGGGTTGCCACTTGCTTTCTAGATTGATTTAGAAGCATTTCGGCTTCACTGCCAAGTTTATGTAATGAAGAAGGATTTGCAAAATAATCCTCTGTTACTT from Metabacillus sediminilitoris carries:
- a CDS encoding cysteine desulfurase family protein, translated to MLYLDNSATTKPYPEVLSTYLKVTEDYFANPSSLHKLGSEAEMLLNQSRKQVATLLGVQQGEIIFTSGGTEGNNLAIKGAALANKHKGRHIITSSIEHPSVLESFKQLEEFHGFNVTYLPVNGEGIVSLEHLEKAIRDDTILISIMHVNNEVGTIQPIAEIGQMLKNNQNILFHVDNVQGITKVPLDLKNANIDLCTISGHKFHGLNGSGVLFKRSGVDLLPLFSGGSQELQMRSGTESLAGNVALAKALRMATEKAAKRGQHLENLHKQLRVKLMNIEGVVINTPLKNAAPHIINFSVPAVKAEVLIHFLGEHDIYVSTTSACSSRSKTNSQTLLAMNKPQDIAKSAIRVSLSYESNEEMILTFIDTLSKGIEKLMKVMR
- the mbcS gene encoding acyl-CoA synthetase MbcS — encoded protein: MVREELLAPLNYNLVEEIEKHAKDATRIALKWENEQGERSEITYRSLLDKVNRIGNALLNQGLEVGDKVLVIIPRLIDAYAVYLGALKAGLVVIPSSEMLRTKDIQYRITHGDVKAVICYGLYTNEFKEIREYENLIKIVVNGSEADWLSLEELMTKQSTEMDIAKTKSDSMAFLSYTSGTTGNPKGVVHTHGWAFAHLKTAAKNWLSIEEKDVVWATAGPGWQKWIWSPFLSVLGSGATGLIYNGKFNPEKYLQLLDEYKVNVLCCTPTEYRIMAKVDNLENYSLSALHSAVSAGEPLNREVIETFQHYFDVKVRDGYGQTENTLLVGVMKDMEIRAGSMGKPTPGNDVIIINEEGLPCSIDEVGDIAVHKDTPALFKEYYKDHERTAKQYRGDYYITGDRAKMDKDGYFWFEGRSDDIIISSGYTIGPFEVEDALVKHPLVKECAVVASPDKVRGNIVKAYIVLKDHSKHVDREIIPLLQEYVKNQTAPYKYPREIEFIEELPKTSSGKIRRIELRQREEELKLG
- a CDS encoding alpha/beta-type small acid-soluble spore protein encodes the protein MAQNNNSNQLVVPGAQQAIDQMKYEIASEFGVNLGAETTSRANGSVGGEITKRLVSFAQQQMGGSFK
- the thiI gene encoding tRNA uracil 4-sulfurtransferase ThiI; the protein is MKFDHILIRFGEISTKGRNRRKFVDRLKQNIKVVLPEYTNLEYEGTRDRLYIHLHGEDHEGIVNKLQHIFGIQSFSLAIKCESDLSKIKESALEAVKGLYKPNDTFKVTAKRANKQFPLDTNELNYQIGSHILINTEGLTVDVKNPTINVRVEVRSEATFITCFDYKGAGGLPVGSSGKGMLLLSGGIDSPVAGYLSLKRGVELEIIHFFSPPYTSERAKQKVIDLTRELTAFGGKINLHIVPFTAIQEKIQQQVPENYTMTSTRRMMLKIADKLREKKQALALITGESLGQVASQTLESMVAINDVTNTPIIRPLITMDKTEIIAISKNIGTHDISIRPYEDCCTIFTPASPKTKPKLEKVSRFESFVDFEELINDAIENIESIEVSQEQKDEFSSLF